A region of the Roseofilum reptotaenium CS-1145 genome:
ATCCCCATCCTTATTATTAGCATAGGATGGGGATTGGCGATCGCAGCCTAAGTTTATAGTTGACTGTGGAATGTGCGGTTAATCACATCCAATTGTTGTTCGCGGCTCAGTTTAATGAAATTGACGGCATAACCGGATACTCGAATCGTCAACTGAGGATATTCTTCAGGATGATTCATTGCATCGACTAAGGTGTCTCGATTGAGAACATTAACATTGATATGATGCCCCGTGTCGTGGAAATAACCATCTAGCATTCCGACCAAATTATTGACTTTCCCATCGTCAGTTGTCCCTAAGGCTTGAGGCACAATTGAGAAGGTGTATGAAATCCCATCTTGAGCATGTTCATAGGGTAATTTGGCAATGGAGGCCATAGAAGCGATCGCTCCTTTAGTATCTTGTCCGTGCATCGGATTTGCTCCTGGAGCAAAGGGTTCTCCTGCCTTTCGTCCATCTGGTGTGCTACCGGTCTTTTTACCATAAACTACGTTAGAGGTAATGGTGAGAATGGATTGGGTCGGTGTTGCCTGACGATAGGTTTTATTTCTACGGATTTTATCCATGAAGGTCGTTAAAATACCAGAGGTAATCTGGTCAACCCGTTCGTCATTATTGCCAAATTTGGGATAATCTCCAGTCACTTCGTAGTCAATGGCTAACCCTTCTTCATTACGCAGAACTTTAACTTTTCCGTATTTAATGGCTGCCAAGGCATCTCCAACTACGGATAAACCCGCTATCCCACAAGCCATTGTCCGATAAACATCGCGATCGTGCAATGCCATTTCTAGGGTTTCGTAGCAGTATTTATCATGCATATAGTGAATGACATTGAGGCTGTTAACATACAGTTTGGCTAACCAGTCCATCAAAAGGTCAAACTTAGCGGTGACTTCTTCGTAGTCTAGATAATCACCAGTAATGGCAGCATAAGGGGGAGCAAATTGCTCACCTGTTTTTTCATCTTTACCTCCGTTAATGGCATACAGTAATGCTTTGGCGAGGTTAACTCTCGCGCCAAAAAACTGCATTTGTTTGCCAATTTTCATCGCCGAGACACAGCAAGCAATACCATAATCATCGCCAAACTCTGGACGCATCAAGTCATCATTTTCATACTGGATGGAACTGGTATCGATGGAAACCTTGGAACAATATCGTTTGAACGCGATCGGCAATTTTTCCGACCACAGAATCGTTAAATTTGGCTCAGGTGCCGGGCCTAAATTGTAGAGGGTATGCAAGAAACGGAAACTATTTTTAGTGACCAGGGGACGGCTATCGACTCCCATTCCTCCAATAACTTCTGTCACCCAAACTGGATCTGCGGCAAATAATTGGTTATATTCAGGAGTGCGTAAGAAGCGTACCATCCGCAGCTTCATCACAAATTGATCGATTAATTCTTGAACTTGAGCTTCAGAGATTTCTCCTGATTTCAAATCCCGTTCAATGTAAATATCCAGGAAATTGGAAACACGCCCCAAGGACATCGCTGCACCATTTTGCTCTTTAACGGCAGCCAAGTATCCGAAATAAGTCCATTGTATGGCTTGTTGAGTATTGGCGGCTGGATTTCCCAAATCAAAACCATAACTTGCCCCCATAATTTTCAATTTTTTAAGGGCTTTGATTTGTTCAGAGATCTCTTCTCGTAAACGAATCACGTCCTCGTCCATGACATCATATTCTAAGGAACATAACTGTTGCTGTTTATCTTCG
Encoded here:
- the pflB gene encoding formate C-acetyltransferase — translated: MVSNIDIQQTVSKLQSQLTSKDQAWQGFKRGTWAQEVNVRDFIQKNYTPYEGDESFLENISQSTDQLWTEVKELMKQEREKGVLDAETKIPSGIIAYGAGYINKDLEKIVGLQTDKPLKRAIMPFGGIRVVEKSLEAYGYTIDPQTHDIFTQYRKTHNDGVFDAYTRQMRKARHSGIITGLPDSYGRGRIIGDYRRIALYGVDFLIEDKQQQLCSLEYDVMDEDVIRLREEISEQIKALKKLKIMGASYGFDLGNPAANTQQAIQWTYFGYLAAVKEQNGAAMSLGRVSNFLDIYIERDLKSGEISEAQVQELIDQFVMKLRMVRFLRTPEYNQLFAADPVWVTEVIGGMGVDSRPLVTKNSFRFLHTLYNLGPAPEPNLTILWSEKLPIAFKRYCSKVSIDTSSIQYENDDLMRPEFGDDYGIACCVSAMKIGKQMQFFGARVNLAKALLYAINGGKDEKTGEQFAPPYAAITGDYLDYEEVTAKFDLLMDWLAKLYVNSLNVIHYMHDKYCYETLEMALHDRDVYRTMACGIAGLSVVGDALAAIKYGKVKVLRNEEGLAIDYEVTGDYPKFGNNDERVDQITSGILTTFMDKIRRNKTYRQATPTQSILTITSNVVYGKKTGSTPDGRKAGEPFAPGANPMHGQDTKGAIASMASIAKLPYEHAQDGISYTFSIVPQALGTTDDGKVNNLVGMLDGYFHDTGHHINVNVLNRDTLVDAMNHPEEYPQLTIRVSGYAVNFIKLSREQQLDVINRTFHSQL